The following proteins are co-located in the bacterium genome:
- a CDS encoding M20/M25/M40 family metallo-hydrolase has protein sequence MDHQTLRLLCDLISINSINPSLVPDGAGEKDIADAVASTLRKSGIEVEWQEAAPGRPNVIGILEGRKPGRTLMFCGHTDTVGVQGMEAPFDPIRRNDRIYGRGAQDMKGGLAAMIGAAKAIAENGGLSSGRLIIAAVSDEEYASVGAEALTKKWGADAAVVPEPTDLLIVVGHKGFAWVDVDVAGRAAHGSRPNDGRDAILRMGRVLAKLEHLDHTIQTRQPHPLLGTGSLHASFVRGGRELSTYPDHCSLQLERRLLTTEPISLALEELNEILDALRKEDPEFEGSAKLLFGRSAYEIPAEHELPRTLESIVKRLGKTTRTGGATYWTDAAILAEVHIDSVVFGPTGAGLHSTEEYVLSEDVLLCQHAFIELIRSYCG, from the coding sequence ATGGATCATCAAACGTTGCGATTGCTTTGCGATTTGATTTCAATCAACTCGATTAACCCGTCATTGGTACCGGATGGTGCCGGAGAAAAGGATATTGCTGATGCGGTAGCATCAACTCTTCGCAAAAGTGGAATCGAAGTTGAATGGCAGGAGGCGGCTCCCGGCCGTCCGAACGTGATCGGAATCCTGGAAGGAAGAAAACCGGGGCGCACTTTGATGTTTTGTGGTCATACGGACACGGTTGGCGTGCAAGGAATGGAGGCGCCGTTTGATCCAATCCGCCGTAACGACCGAATTTATGGCCGCGGCGCTCAGGACATGAAGGGCGGACTCGCAGCGATGATCGGCGCGGCAAAAGCAATCGCAGAAAACGGAGGTCTTTCTTCAGGCCGATTGATCATTGCCGCCGTATCAGATGAAGAATACGCAAGTGTTGGAGCGGAAGCGCTGACAAAGAAATGGGGAGCCGATGCAGCAGTAGTTCCGGAACCAACGGATTTGTTGATTGTGGTTGGGCACAAAGGTTTTGCGTGGGTGGATGTGGATGTTGCCGGCAGAGCTGCCCATGGAAGCCGGCCGAATGACGGACGAGATGCGATTCTCAGGATGGGTCGTGTGCTTGCGAAACTAGAGCACCTGGATCACACGATTCAAACACGGCAGCCACACCCTTTACTCGGCACCGGCTCACTGCACGCATCATTTGTTCGGGGCGGAAGAGAGTTGAGCACCTATCCGGATCATTGCTCGCTGCAACTGGAGCGCAGACTTCTTACAACCGAACCGATTTCCCTTGCGCTTGAGGAACTGAATGAGATTCTGGATGCGTTGCGAAAAGAAGATCCGGAATTTGAAGGGTCTGCAAAACTATTGTTCGGACGTTCAGCGTATGAAATCCCTGCAGAACATGAGCTGCCGCGCACACTGGAATCGATCGTAAAACGCCTTGGTAAAACTACGCGAACCGGTGGCGCGACCTACTGGACCGACGCAGCAATTCTGGCGGAAGTTCATATTGACTCGGTCGTATTCGGACCAACCGGAGCCGGACTTCACAGCACCGAAGAGTACGTCCTGTCAGAAGATGTGCTTTTGTGCCAACATGCGTTTATAGAGTTGATTCGATCCTATTGCGGTTAG
- a CDS encoding TrbC/VirB2 family protein yields the protein MKIAKWFKHETRTKMLAVLVLTLVFGFHSAAFAQSSGNSPLYNIGQALADILADFKLLIPIIGVIVFIWAGIKVLSGQRDAIPWAIGALAGVVIALNADTIYTWLSGLVG from the coding sequence ATGAAAATAGCAAAGTGGTTCAAGCATGAAACGCGAACCAAAATGCTGGCGGTGTTAGTTCTCACATTGGTGTTTGGCTTTCATTCGGCCGCCTTCGCACAGAGCTCCGGAAACTCTCCGCTGTACAACATCGGCCAGGCCCTTGCCGATATTCTCGCCGATTTCAAGTTACTCATACCTATTATCGGCGTGATCGTCTTCATCTGGGCCGGGATCAAAGTGTTGTCCGGACAGCGGGATGCGATTCCCTGGGCGATTGGAGCGCTGGCTGGCGTAGTGATTGCACTCAATGCAGACACCATCTACACCTGGCTCAGCGGACTGGTTGGCTAA
- a CDS encoding threonine/serine dehydratase, whose amino-acid sequence MMGDPSFEGIQKTAQDISFWISPTPLTESHILSAFLKSTIWLKNETFTPISSFKLRGALAEIIRNPSVKGVVTSSTGNHGLGVAYAARLIGKPSFIFLPNRANPVKRRMIQFFGGSIFERGEDLDEAKLLAIQYAKENHFLMIDDGESKGVIEGAGTIGLEIGQSLKKVDYVLVPMGSGSLASGIAIAMKSLHPNAKVIAVQSEGAPAMAQSFRMKRSVSLPCNTIADGLVCRVPAELSLRMLIAFVEDTITVSDEEILRAVRDLALEAHILTEPSGAAALAAAVQLRETIQNQVVVLVLTGSNITDQLLKEALSCKSLIRHLNTTIP is encoded by the coding sequence ATGATGGGCGATCCCTCGTTTGAAGGAATTCAGAAAACCGCACAGGACATTTCATTCTGGATCAGTCCGACACCGCTGACCGAATCTCACATTCTGTCCGCATTTCTGAAGAGCACGATATGGTTGAAGAATGAAACATTCACCCCGATCAGCTCTTTCAAACTGCGCGGCGCACTGGCTGAGATCATCAGAAATCCATCAGTGAAAGGAGTCGTCACATCTTCCACGGGAAATCATGGCCTTGGGGTCGCTTATGCAGCGCGCTTGATTGGCAAACCCAGTTTTATTTTTTTGCCGAATCGCGCCAATCCGGTCAAACGAAGGATGATCCAATTCTTCGGCGGTTCCATTTTTGAAAGAGGGGAGGACCTGGATGAAGCAAAGTTGCTCGCGATTCAATACGCTAAAGAGAATCATTTTCTAATGATTGATGACGGTGAAAGCAAAGGAGTCATCGAAGGGGCAGGAACGATCGGGTTGGAAATCGGCCAGAGTCTGAAGAAAGTGGATTATGTCCTTGTTCCGATGGGGAGCGGGTCACTCGCTTCAGGAATCGCGATCGCGATGAAATCGCTGCATCCAAATGCAAAAGTAATTGCCGTTCAATCGGAAGGGGCTCCGGCCATGGCGCAAAGTTTTCGAATGAAACGAAGCGTGTCTCTGCCGTGTAATACGATTGCGGATGGTCTGGTCTGCCGTGTGCCGGCCGAGCTATCGTTGAGAATGTTAATTGCTTTTGTGGAGGATACCATCACTGTATCGGATGAAGAGATTCTTCGTGCGGTGAGGGATCTCGCGCTCGAGGCTCACATTCTTACAGAACCATCCGGTGCTGCTGCGCTTGCAGCCGCCGTTCAACTCCGGGAAACGATTCAAAATCAGGTTGTCGTACTTGTTCTGACCGGTTCCAATATAACAGACCAGCTCCTGAAAGAAGCTCTCTCTTGCAAGTCTCTCATTCGGCATTTGAATACGACTATTCCTTGA